Proteins found in one Actinokineospora alba genomic segment:
- a CDS encoding poly(ethylene terephthalate) hydrolase family protein, which produces MRKRLIALGFVAAIAAAVPVVGQAAAAECPPAPSDWAAAGPFPVTVEAGGSAHTIYRPTQLGGCGAHAVIIWGNGTWATPSSYDALLRHFASHGFIVAAAKTTQAGSGREMLAGLDYLATRNNTAGDVYAGKVDLTRVGATGHSQGGGGAIAAGADPRVDTVVPIEPGPQGDVAALHGPTFFLAGQNDQIVVPSQLVYPRYQKATHIPAVYGELAGAGHFTAGGNGGGFRGPVTAWFRAELLADANARTEFSGADCGYCDSPVWSRFERNALAG; this is translated from the coding sequence ATGAGGAAACGACTGATCGCCCTTGGATTTGTCGCGGCCATCGCCGCCGCCGTGCCCGTGGTGGGCCAGGCCGCGGCGGCTGAGTGCCCGCCCGCGCCGTCGGACTGGGCGGCAGCAGGCCCGTTCCCGGTCACCGTCGAGGCGGGCGGGAGCGCGCACACCATTTACCGGCCCACCCAACTCGGGGGCTGCGGCGCGCACGCGGTGATCATCTGGGGCAACGGGACTTGGGCGACGCCGTCGTCCTACGACGCGCTGCTGCGGCACTTCGCCTCGCATGGGTTCATCGTGGCCGCGGCGAAGACCACGCAGGCCGGTTCGGGTCGGGAGATGTTGGCGGGCCTGGATTATCTGGCGACGCGGAACAACACGGCCGGCGATGTCTACGCGGGCAAGGTCGACCTGACCAGGGTCGGTGCGACGGGGCATTCCCAGGGCGGCGGCGGGGCCATCGCGGCAGGCGCCGATCCTCGGGTGGACACCGTGGTGCCGATCGAACCCGGCCCCCAGGGCGACGTCGCGGCCTTGCACGGGCCCACGTTCTTCCTCGCCGGACAGAACGACCAGATCGTGGTCCCGAGCCAACTCGTGTACCCGCGCTACCAGAAGGCCACCCACATCCCGGCGGTCTACGGCGAACTGGCGGGCGCGGGCCACTTCACCGCGGGCGGCAACGGCGGCGGTTTCCGCGGACCCGTCACCGCGTGGTTCCGCGCCGAACTCTTGGCCGACGCGAACGCCCGCACCGAGTTCTCCGGCGCGGACTGCGGTTACTGCGACTCGCCTGTCTGGTCTCGCTTCGAGCGCAACGCGCTGGCCGGCTGA